Proteins from a genomic interval of Streptomyces sp. NBC_00820:
- a CDS encoding hydroxymethylglutaryl-CoA lyase — MSADGLPMVVPAQDLPARVRIHEVGARDGLQNEKTAVPTAVKAEFVRRLADAGLTTIEATSFVHPKWVPQLADAEELFPLVSGLDGVELPVLVPNQRGLDRALALGARRIAVFASATESFAKANLNRTVDESLAVFEPVVRQAKDAGAHVRGYVSMCFGDPWEGAVPLHQAVRVCGALRDMGCDELSLGDTIGVATPGHVLELLALLNEEGLPTNVLGVHFHDTYGQALANTYAALEHGVTTVDASAGGLGGCPYAKSATGNLATEDLVWMLHGLGIETGVDLGRLTATSVWMAEQLGRPSPSRTVRALGSTTQTHKDK; from the coding sequence GTGAGCGCCGACGGACTGCCCATGGTCGTACCGGCCCAGGATCTGCCCGCCCGGGTGCGGATCCACGAGGTCGGCGCGCGCGACGGGCTGCAGAACGAGAAGACGGCCGTACCGACGGCGGTGAAGGCGGAGTTCGTCCGCCGCCTGGCCGACGCGGGCCTGACCACCATCGAGGCGACCAGCTTCGTGCACCCCAAGTGGGTGCCCCAGCTGGCCGACGCCGAGGAGCTGTTCCCGCTCGTCTCCGGTCTGGACGGCGTCGAACTGCCCGTACTGGTCCCCAACCAGAGGGGCCTGGACCGGGCGCTGGCGCTCGGCGCGCGCCGGATCGCCGTGTTCGCCAGCGCCACCGAGTCCTTCGCGAAGGCCAACCTCAACCGCACGGTGGACGAGTCGCTGGCCGTGTTCGAGCCGGTGGTGCGGCAGGCGAAGGACGCGGGCGCGCATGTCCGCGGGTACGTCTCCATGTGCTTCGGCGACCCCTGGGAGGGGGCGGTCCCCCTCCACCAGGCGGTCCGCGTCTGCGGGGCGCTGCGTGACATGGGCTGCGACGAGCTGAGCCTCGGCGACACCATCGGGGTCGCGACCCCGGGCCACGTCCTGGAGCTGCTCGCGCTGCTGAACGAGGAGGGCCTGCCGACGAACGTGCTCGGCGTGCACTTCCACGACACCTACGGCCAGGCACTCGCGAACACCTACGCGGCCCTGGAGCACGGGGTGACCACGGTCGACGCGTCCGCCGGCGGCCTCGGCGGCTGCCCGTACGCGAAGTCCGCCACCGGCAACCTCGCCACCGAAGACCTCGTTTGGATGCTGCACGGACTCGGCATCGAGACAGGGGTCGACCTGGGCCGTCTGACCGCCACCAGCGTGTGGATGGCCGAACAGCTGGGCCGTCCGAGCCCGTCCCGCACCGTCCGCGCACTCGGTAGCACGACACAGACCCACAAGGACAAGTGA
- a CDS encoding acyl-CoA dehydrogenase family protein, translated as MDHRLSPELEELRRTVEEFAHDVVAPKIGDFYERHEFPYEIVSEMGRMGLFGLPFPEEYGGMGGDYLALGIALEELARVDSSVAITLEAGVSLGAMPIHLFGTEEQKREWLPRLCAGEILGAFGLTEPDGGSDAGATRTTARLDPDTNEWVINGTKCFITNSGTDITGLVTVTAVTGRKPDGKPLISSIIVPSGTPGFTVAAPYSKVGWNASDTRELSFQDVRVPAANLLGEEGRGYAQFLRILDEGRIAIAALGTGLAQGCVDESVKYAKERHAFGRPIGSNQAIQFKLADMEMKAHTSRLAWRDAASRLVAGEPFKKEAAIAKLYSSTVAVDNARDATQIHGGYGFMNEYPVARMWRDSKILEIGEGTSEVQRMLIARELGLTG; from the coding sequence ATGGACCACCGCCTCAGCCCCGAGCTGGAGGAACTCCGCCGTACGGTGGAGGAGTTCGCGCACGACGTCGTGGCGCCGAAGATCGGCGACTTCTACGAGCGGCACGAGTTCCCGTACGAGATCGTGAGCGAGATGGGCCGGATGGGCCTGTTCGGACTGCCGTTCCCCGAGGAGTACGGCGGCATGGGCGGCGACTACCTGGCCCTCGGCATCGCCCTGGAGGAGCTGGCCCGCGTCGACTCGTCCGTGGCGATCACCCTGGAGGCCGGGGTCTCCCTGGGCGCCATGCCGATCCACCTGTTCGGCACCGAGGAGCAGAAGCGCGAGTGGCTGCCCCGGCTGTGCGCGGGCGAGATCCTGGGCGCCTTCGGCCTCACCGAGCCGGACGGCGGCAGCGACGCCGGGGCGACCCGCACCACGGCCCGCCTGGACCCGGACACGAACGAATGGGTCATCAACGGCACCAAGTGCTTCATCACCAACTCGGGCACCGACATCACAGGCCTGGTGACGGTCACCGCGGTCACCGGCCGCAAGCCGGACGGCAAGCCGCTGATCTCCTCGATCATCGTCCCGTCGGGCACCCCCGGCTTCACGGTCGCCGCGCCCTACTCCAAGGTCGGCTGGAACGCCTCCGACACCCGTGAACTGTCCTTCCAGGACGTCCGGGTGCCCGCCGCGAACCTTCTGGGCGAGGAGGGCCGGGGCTACGCGCAGTTCCTGCGCATCCTCGACGAGGGCCGCATCGCCATCGCGGCGCTGGGCACCGGGCTGGCGCAGGGCTGCGTGGACGAGTCGGTGAAGTACGCGAAGGAGCGCCACGCCTTCGGCCGTCCGATCGGTTCCAACCAGGCCATCCAGTTCAAGCTCGCGGACATGGAGATGAAGGCCCACACCTCCCGCCTCGCCTGGCGCGACGCGGCCTCCCGCCTGGTCGCGGGCGAGCCCTTCAAGAAGGAGGCGGCGATCGCCAAGCTCTACTCGTCCACGGTCGCCGTGGACAACGCCCGCGACGCCACCCAGATCCACGGCGGCTACGGCTTCATGAACGAGTACCCGGTGGCCCGCATGTGGCGCGACTCCAAGATCCTGGAGATCGGCGAGGGCACGAGCGAGGTGCAGCGGATGCTGATCGCGCGGGAGTTGGGGCTGACCGGCTGA
- a CDS encoding peptidase inhibitor family I36 protein, with product MRIRTMLAVAAVGSLTLAGATAAPSLAADEPGHPADVVTGVLTPDQEAEVETAPGATDKVDVYYKGAKIDPASDWSGANICVEASEDGTMRCFDNDTESNAYLAAHAPTAQARAGAKQALANRTQAKAAVAAQRYSDCPDSYVCLWQDANYSGRRLQWPTYPEAKTRHLDQYSPSFRDKASSAFVNRPQRGVEVYDFRSGLPDPHLFLGAGYSLYPDFKSIDYTYGGSWNDRADAIKF from the coding sequence ATGCGCATACGCACCATGCTGGCCGTCGCGGCCGTCGGTTCCCTGACACTCGCGGGTGCGACCGCCGCTCCGTCGCTCGCCGCCGACGAGCCCGGTCATCCGGCCGATGTCGTGACGGGGGTGCTCACTCCGGATCAGGAGGCGGAAGTCGAGACGGCTCCGGGTGCCACCGACAAGGTGGACGTGTACTACAAGGGGGCGAAGATCGACCCCGCGTCGGACTGGAGCGGCGCGAACATCTGCGTCGAGGCGTCGGAGGACGGCACCATGCGGTGCTTCGACAACGACACCGAGTCCAACGCGTACCTGGCCGCCCACGCGCCCACGGCTCAGGCCCGGGCCGGTGCGAAGCAGGCGCTGGCGAACCGCACGCAGGCGAAGGCCGCGGTGGCCGCCCAGAGGTACTCGGACTGCCCCGATTCCTACGTGTGCCTGTGGCAGGACGCGAACTACTCGGGCCGGCGCCTGCAGTGGCCGACCTATCCGGAGGCCAAGACCCGCCATCTGGACCAGTATTCGCCGTCGTTCCGGGACAAGGCCAGCTCCGCTTTCGTGAACCGGCCGCAGCGCGGTGTGGAGGTGTACGACTTCCGCTCGGGCCTGCCGGATCCGCACCTTTTCCTGGGCGCCGGCTACAGCCTTTACCCGGACTTCAAGAGCATCGATTACACCTACGGCGGCAGCTGGAACGACCGGGCCGACGCCATCAAGTTCTGA
- a CDS encoding ABC transporter substrate-binding protein, with translation MPHARATHPTRRGLLAAGGAIGLGVALAACGNDKGTSGDSGAQGKAGTSGPWSFKDDRGTLVKLDKVPADIVAFTGVAAALHDYGVQVKGVFGPTKTTAGKPDVQAGDMDISKVTILGNTWGQFNIEKYASLAPDLLVSTMFDSAGTLWYVPDESKKKISQLAPSVGISVYDRQLTQPLQRMWELAESLGGDMKAAKVTDAKKRFEAAAARLRAAAKARPGIKVLVGSASDQLFYVSGSDLSVDLEYFKALGVNFVEPPESAKKQGGGWYESLSWENVDKYKADIIMMDDRSSAIQPADITKATWKKLPAVKAGQVIARSPEPILSYDKCVPLLDNLAEALEKAKKVS, from the coding sequence ATGCCCCACGCCCGTGCCACCCACCCCACCCGCCGCGGCCTGCTCGCCGCGGGCGGCGCCATCGGACTCGGCGTAGCGCTCGCCGCCTGCGGCAACGACAAGGGCACAAGCGGTGACTCCGGGGCACAGGGGAAGGCCGGCACGTCCGGTCCCTGGAGCTTCAAGGACGACCGCGGCACGCTCGTGAAGCTGGACAAGGTCCCGGCGGACATCGTCGCGTTCACGGGTGTCGCGGCCGCGCTCCACGACTACGGCGTCCAGGTCAAGGGCGTCTTCGGTCCGACGAAGACCACCGCGGGCAAGCCCGATGTCCAGGCCGGCGACATGGACATCAGCAAGGTGACGATCCTCGGCAACACCTGGGGCCAGTTCAACATCGAGAAGTACGCGTCCCTCGCGCCGGACCTGCTCGTCTCCACGATGTTCGACAGCGCCGGCACCCTCTGGTACGTCCCGGACGAGTCGAAGAAGAAGATCTCCCAACTCGCCCCCAGCGTCGGCATCTCCGTCTACGACCGGCAGCTCACCCAGCCGCTGCAGCGCATGTGGGAGCTGGCCGAGTCGCTCGGCGGCGACATGAAGGCCGCCAAGGTGACGGACGCCAAGAAGCGGTTCGAGGCCGCGGCCGCCCGGCTGCGCGCCGCCGCCAAGGCCAGGCCCGGCATCAAGGTGCTGGTCGGCTCCGCCAGCGACCAGCTCTTCTACGTCTCCGGCAGCGACCTCTCCGTCGACCTGGAGTACTTCAAGGCCCTCGGCGTCAACTTCGTCGAGCCGCCGGAGAGCGCCAAGAAGCAGGGCGGCGGTTGGTACGAGTCGCTGAGCTGGGAGAACGTCGACAAGTACAAGGCCGACATCATCATGATGGACGACCGCTCCTCGGCGATCCAGCCCGCCGATATCACCAAGGCGACCTGGAAGAAGCTGCCCGCGGTGAAGGCGGGCCAGGTCATCGCCCGCTCCCCCGAGCCGATCCTGTCGTACGACAAGTGCGTGCCACTGCTCGACAACCTGGCCGAGGCCCTGGAGAAGGCGAAGAAGGTGAGCTGA